In Sulfitobacter sp. OXR-159, one DNA window encodes the following:
- the dapA gene encoding 4-hydroxy-tetrahydrodipicolinate synthase — MFKGSLPALVTPFRNGALDLDTLKKLIEWHIGEGSSGLVPVGTTGESPTLSHAEHETVVEEVVKAVAGRIPVIAGAGSNNTVESIRLARHAEKVGADALLVVTPYYNKPTQRGLVAHFTAVHDCCELPIIIYNIPGRSVVDMLPETMGELAQLPRIVGVKDATGDLARVSDQRITCGPDFCQLSGEDATAHGFNAQGGVGCISVTANVAPRLSAQMQAACLEGDYAKALELQDRLMPLHKAIFTEPGLVGVKYAMSRLDLCSDEVRLPLTELTDPTKELVDAGLRHAGLMN, encoded by the coding sequence ATGTTCAAAGGCTCTCTGCCTGCCCTCGTCACGCCGTTTCGCAACGGCGCGCTGGATCTGGATACGCTCAAGAAACTTATCGAATGGCACATCGGCGAAGGGTCGAGCGGGCTTGTCCCCGTCGGCACCACCGGCGAATCCCCGACGCTGAGCCATGCCGAGCATGAGACCGTTGTCGAAGAGGTGGTCAAAGCCGTCGCCGGGCGCATCCCGGTGATTGCCGGTGCCGGGTCAAACAACACGGTCGAAAGCATCCGCCTTGCCCGCCACGCCGAAAAGGTCGGCGCGGATGCGCTGCTGGTGGTGACGCCCTATTACAACAAGCCCACGCAACGCGGGTTGGTGGCGCATTTCACCGCCGTGCACGACTGCTGTGAACTGCCGATCATCATCTATAACATCCCCGGGCGTTCGGTCGTGGATATGCTGCCCGAGACGATGGGCGAACTGGCCCAACTGCCGCGCATCGTGGGTGTCAAAGACGCCACCGGCGATCTGGCGCGCGTCAGCGATCAGCGCATCACCTGTGGCCCGGATTTCTGCCAGCTTTCCGGCGAAGACGCCACCGCGCATGGGTTCAACGCCCAAGGCGGCGTTGGCTGTATCTCGGTCACCGCCAATGTCGCACCGCGTCTTTCCGCGCAGATGCAGGCGGCCTGCCTTGAGGGCGATTACGCCAAAGCGTTGGAATTGCAGGACCGTCTGATGCCGCTGCACAAGGCGATCTTTACCGAACCGGGGCTGGTTGGCGTGAAATACGCCATGTCGCGGTTGGATCTCTGCTCCGACGAGGTGCGTCTGCCGCTGACAGAGCTGACGGACCCGACCAAAGAGCTAGTGGACGCGGGTCTGCGTCATGCGGGTTTGAT
- a CDS encoding lytic transglycosylase domain-containing protein — protein MQAMTRLMAILISIFVLTVPAEAQRPRPLGWAMDAMRSGNWDAAAALAARDGQVAVDVIEWHRLRAGRGSYAEARDFLNRRPDWPGEAYLRRQTEEAVIKQSQDDILDFFSAMAAQTPRGVLAHAKALIDSGQRGEAEANLVLAWRTMPMNATSQELFVDAHGSLLAPHHAARLEEMLWQREHSEARQMFDLVSSADKALAETRIALQKLESDVNTKIDALPASKADAPGLAHDRFEWRIRKGFGDDAKALLLQRSTSAAALGQPPKWSNRRRAMARDEMRNGDPKTAYQIASQHFLTSGSDFADLEWLSGYIALRFLNDPTTALGHFQNHDNAVESPISQGRAGYWQGRALEAMGDAEGAAKAYAMGAKYQTSFYGLLAAERGGIPFDEKLTGAAPAQDWRTSPLARAPLFEAGLLLQASGELSTAERFWTHLAEQLVPEDIALLGQAAIDAGQPHLAVMIGKRAAQRGLEVPAPYYALHSLVEKDLPMATEMTLAIARRESEFDPNVQSGVGARGLMQIMPATAKDVARDLGISSQHTTDRLTADPDYNARLGATYLSQMAGQFDGNVSMMSAAYNAGPSRPRRWMSTYGDPRKGEIDIVDWIEMIPFRETQNYVMRVTESLPVYRARLGKDPLPIPFSEELTGSTLKAFAP, from the coding sequence ATGCAAGCGATGACGCGCCTGATGGCGATCCTCATAAGTATTTTTGTCCTGACCGTGCCTGCCGAAGCGCAGCGCCCGCGCCCTTTGGGCTGGGCGATGGACGCGATGCGCAGCGGCAATTGGGACGCGGCTGCGGCCTTGGCCGCCCGCGATGGGCAGGTCGCCGTCGACGTGATCGAATGGCACCGGCTCCGCGCCGGGCGGGGCAGCTATGCCGAGGCACGCGATTTTCTGAACCGCAGGCCCGATTGGCCCGGTGAGGCATATCTGCGTCGGCAGACCGAAGAGGCGGTGATCAAGCAGTCCCAAGACGACATACTGGATTTCTTTTCGGCCATGGCCGCGCAGACCCCGCGCGGGGTGCTGGCCCATGCCAAGGCACTGATCGACAGCGGCCAGCGCGGTGAAGCCGAGGCGAACCTCGTTCTGGCGTGGCGCACCATGCCGATGAACGCCACCAGTCAGGAATTGTTCGTCGACGCACACGGCAGCCTTCTGGCCCCGCATCACGCGGCGCGGCTCGAAGAGATGCTCTGGCAGCGCGAGCATTCCGAAGCGCGGCAGATGTTCGATCTGGTTTCCAGCGCCGACAAGGCACTGGCCGAGACCCGTATCGCCCTGCAAAAGCTGGAAAGCGATGTGAACACCAAGATCGACGCCCTGCCCGCCTCCAAGGCTGACGCACCGGGGCTGGCGCATGACCGATTTGAATGGCGTATCCGCAAAGGGTTTGGCGATGATGCCAAAGCCTTGCTGCTACAGCGCTCTACCTCTGCCGCAGCTCTCGGTCAGCCGCCCAAATGGTCCAACCGTCGCCGCGCCATGGCGCGCGATGAGATGCGCAACGGTGACCCCAAAACCGCCTATCAGATCGCATCGCAGCATTTTCTAACCAGCGGGTCGGACTTTGCCGATCTCGAATGGCTTTCAGGCTATATCGCCTTGCGCTTCCTGAACGACCCAACAACCGCATTGGGCCATTTCCAGAACCACGACAACGCCGTGGAATCCCCGATCAGCCAAGGCCGCGCAGGCTATTGGCAAGGCCGCGCGCTGGAGGCGATGGGCGATGCCGAAGGGGCTGCCAAGGCCTATGCCATGGGGGCGAAGTATCAGACATCCTTCTACGGGCTGCTGGCCGCTGAGCGTGGCGGCATTCCCTTCGACGAAAAGCTGACGGGCGCGGCCCCTGCCCAAGACTGGCGGACATCCCCGCTCGCCCGCGCGCCCTTGTTCGAAGCCGGGCTGCTGTTGCAAGCCTCGGGTGAGCTGTCCACCGCAGAGCGGTTCTGGACCCATCTGGCAGAGCAACTGGTGCCCGAAGACATCGCCCTGCTGGGGCAGGCGGCGATCGACGCAGGCCAGCCGCATCTTGCGGTGATGATTGGCAAACGCGCGGCGCAGCGCGGGTTGGAAGTGCCCGCCCCCTATTACGCGCTGCATAGTCTGGTCGAGAAAGACTTGCCGATGGCCACCGAAATGACCCTCGCCATCGCGCGCCGCGAAAGCGAGTTTGACCCGAACGTGCAAAGCGGTGTCGGCGCGCGTGGCTTGATGCAGATCATGCCCGCCACGGCGAAAGACGTGGCGCGCGATCTGGGCATCTCTAGCCAGCACACGACCGACCGCCTAACCGCCGATCCCGATTACAACGCACGGCTTGGGGCGACTTACCTGTCGCAGATGGCCGGGCAGTTTGACGGCAACGTATCCATGATGTCGGCGGCCTATAACGCGGGCCCCAGCCGCCCGCGCCGCTGGATGTCGACCTATGGCGACCCGCGCAAAGGTGAAATCGACATTGTCGATTGGATTGAGATGATCCCCTTCCGCGAGACGCAGAACTACGTGATGCGGGTGACCGAAAGCCTGCCCGTCTACCGCGCCCGTCTGGGGAAAGACCCGCTGCCGATCCCCTTTAGCGAAGAGTTAACCGGGTCGACGCTGAAGGCGTTCGCGCCATAG
- a CDS encoding DMT family transporter, with product MSQSSVPQSNNIPLGIMLMIATTMVFAVQDGLSRHLAENYNVLMVVMIRYWFFAAFVIALALRKAGGIRKAAATTQPAVQILRGVLLSAQICTMVLGFTILGLVESHAVFTCYPLLVAALSGPILGEKVGWRRWAAIGVGFIGVLVILQPGLRVVDPAAAIPLAGAAMFAVYGLLTRYVARRDNTATSFFWTGVTGAAVMTAVGVWFWEPMTPGNWLLMGTLCITGVTGHWLLIRCYEVAEASAVQPFAYTQLIFTVIIGLSVFNEVLRPSVVLGAGMIVAAGLFTLWRERLQRRPG from the coding sequence ATGAGCCAGTCTAGCGTGCCTCAATCCAACAACATCCCGCTTGGCATCATGCTGATGATCGCCACGACGATGGTCTTTGCCGTTCAAGATGGGCTGTCGCGCCATCTGGCTGAGAATTACAATGTGCTGATGGTGGTGATGATCCGCTATTGGTTCTTTGCCGCTTTCGTCATCGCGCTGGCGCTGCGCAAGGCAGGCGGCATTCGAAAGGCCGCCGCGACCACGCAGCCTGCGGTGCAGATCCTGCGCGGCGTGCTGCTGTCGGCGCAGATTTGCACGATGGTGCTTGGCTTTACGATCCTTGGGCTGGTGGAAAGCCATGCTGTCTTCACCTGTTATCCACTGCTGGTGGCGGCGCTCTCGGGCCCGATCTTGGGTGAAAAGGTCGGCTGGCGGCGGTGGGCCGCGATTGGTGTGGGGTTCATCGGGGTGCTGGTGATCCTGCAACCGGGGCTGCGGGTGGTGGACCCTGCCGCCGCGATCCCGCTGGCGGGGGCGGCGATGTTCGCGGTCTACGGGCTGCTGACCCGCTATGTTGCGCGGCGTGACAATACGGCGACGAGTTTCTTCTGGACCGGCGTGACCGGGGCGGCGGTGATGACCGCCGTGGGCGTCTGGTTTTGGGAGCCGATGACACCGGGCAACTGGCTGTTGATGGGCACGCTCTGCATCACCGGGGTGACGGGCCACTGGCTGCTGATCCGCTGTTATGAGGTTGCCGAGGCGAGCGCCGTGCAGCCCTTCGCCTATACGCAGCTGATCTTTACCGTGATTATTGGCCTGTCGGTCTTTAACGAAGTGCTGCGCCCGAGCGTGGTGCTGGGTGCAGGCATGATCGTGGCGGCGGGGCTGTTCACCCTATGGCGCGAACGCCTTCAGCGTCGACCCGGTTAA
- the mnmD gene encoding tRNA (5-methylaminomethyl-2-thiouridine)(34)-methyltransferase MnmD codes for MPDQNAQITWREGQVPVSTQFDDPYFSLEDGAAETAYVFLAGNDLPERFRPGFHIAELGFGTGLNLLLAWDAWMRAGLDGPLQFTSFEAYPMRPEDMAQAHAAFPALDGRRDALTAAWDGTGGVLELPGLRAEIIIGDARQALPAWQGQADAWFLDGFSPAKNPELWGDALMAEVARHTAPGGTAATYTAAGFVRRALGAGGFEVTRIPGYGRKRHMTRARMPA; via the coding sequence GTGCCAGACCAGAATGCCCAGATCACATGGCGCGAGGGCCAAGTGCCCGTCTCGACCCAGTTCGATGATCCCTACTTCAGCCTAGAGGACGGCGCGGCGGAAACGGCCTATGTCTTTCTGGCGGGCAATGACCTGCCAGAGCGGTTTCGCCCCGGTTTTCACATCGCCGAACTGGGCTTTGGCACCGGGCTGAACCTGCTGCTGGCGTGGGACGCGTGGATGCGCGCGGGCCTTGACGGACCGCTGCAATTCACCAGTTTCGAAGCCTATCCAATGCGGCCTGAGGATATGGCGCAGGCCCATGCGGCCTTTCCCGCGCTTGACGGGCGGCGTGATGCGCTGACAGCGGCGTGGGATGGCACCGGCGGCGTGTTGGAGCTGCCCGGTCTGCGCGCCGAGATCATCATCGGTGATGCGCGGCAGGCCCTGCCCGCGTGGCAGGGGCAGGCCGATGCTTGGTTCCTCGACGGGTTCTCGCCCGCCAAGAACCCTGAGTTGTGGGGCGATGCTCTGATGGCCGAAGTCGCCCGTCACACCGCGCCGGGCGGCACCGCCGCGACCTATACCGCAGCAGGCTTCGTCCGCCGCGCGCTTGGCGCAGGCGGATTCGAGGTCACCCGCATCCCCGGCTATGGCCGCAAGCGCCACATGACCCGCGCGCGGATGCCCGCATGA
- a CDS encoding FAD-binding oxidoreductase, with the protein MAMVDVTVRGAGIFGLSVAWACALRGASVQVVDPAGPAAGASGGIVGALAPHVPENWNAKKAFQLESLLSAEAFWAEVEAVGGRAPGYIRSGRLQPVADDAALALARQREDTAAELWQGRAQWELIRAECSDWAPHSPTGWLIHDTLSALVHPRQACAALVAALAVRGVEIVAEAPEAGQTLWATGVAGLETLNAGHPRLVGAGIKGQAALLQLDQGGAAQLFADGVHVIPHLEGTVAVGGTTEREYDSPDSTDAQLDAVIAKARAAVPALQDAPVIERWAGLRPRSRSRAPMLGAWPGRPGQYIANGGFKIGFGMAPKVAEVMADLLLEGRDAIPEGFRVGDNL; encoded by the coding sequence ATGGCAATGGTGGATGTAACCGTAAGAGGGGCCGGGATTTTCGGCCTGTCGGTGGCTTGGGCCTGCGCTCTGCGCGGCGCATCGGTGCAGGTGGTCGATCCGGCAGGACCGGCAGCAGGCGCCTCGGGTGGGATCGTGGGCGCGCTGGCGCCGCATGTGCCGGAGAATTGGAACGCCAAGAAAGCCTTTCAGCTTGAGAGCCTGCTCAGTGCCGAAGCCTTTTGGGCCGAGGTGGAGGCCGTGGGCGGTCGCGCGCCCGGCTATATCCGCAGCGGGCGCTTGCAGCCGGTGGCGGATGACGCGGCGCTCGCGCTGGCGCGGCAGCGGGAGGACACGGCAGCCGAGCTTTGGCAAGGCCGCGCCCAGTGGGAGTTGATCCGCGCCGAGTGCAGCGACTGGGCCCCGCACAGCCCCACCGGCTGGCTGATCCACGACACCCTCAGCGCCCTCGTCCACCCACGCCAAGCCTGCGCGGCGCTGGTGGCTGCCTTGGCGGTGAGAGGCGTTGAGATTGTGGCCGAGGCCCCCGAGGCGGGCCAGACCCTCTGGGCCACCGGCGTCGCGGGTTTGGAGACGCTGAACGCGGGCCACCCGCGTCTGGTCGGCGCAGGGATCAAGGGTCAAGCCGCGCTCTTGCAGCTTGACCAAGGCGGCGCGGCGCAGCTTTTTGCCGATGGGGTGCATGTGATTCCTCATCTGGAAGGCACGGTGGCCGTCGGTGGCACGACGGAACGCGAGTACGACAGCCCCGACAGCACTGATGCACAGCTTGACGCGGTGATCGCCAAGGCCCGCGCGGCGGTGCCCGCCTTGCAAGACGCGCCGGTGATCGAACGCTGGGCCGGGCTACGCCCCCGCAGCCGCAGCCGCGCGCCAATGTTGGGCGCATGGCCCGGCAGGCCGGGGCAGTATATCGCCAATGGTGGGTTCAAAATTGGCTTTGGTATGGCCCCCAAAGTGGCAGAGGTGATGGCCGATCTGCTGCTCGAAGGGCGCGATGCCATCCCCGAGGGCTTTAGGGTTGGCGATAACCTCTAG